The Thermus caldifontis genome contains a region encoding:
- a CDS encoding peptidase M4, translating into MKRYGIALGVLTLLLLGLALTQGMMGGFGPGMMGYGPHYGPGMMGGHGMMGMMAVYPPEAQPIPQKEAKARIEAYAKRLYPGARLKDFMAFSQNYYAQVVDEKGQGLFELIVDRYTGVVSPEPGPNMMWNTRYGTMGGPAGTPARFSLEEANKLAQTFLSDYLPGARVLEAGAFPGYYTFDFGRKEVEGMLSVSAYTGEVWVHTWHGFFLGD; encoded by the coding sequence ATGAAGCGTTACGGTATAGCCTTAGGGGTTTTGACCCTTTTGCTTTTGGGCCTCGCCCTTACCCAGGGCATGATGGGAGGCTTTGGCCCAGGAATGATGGGCTACGGCCCCCACTACGGCCCGGGAATGATGGGCGGCCACGGGATGATGGGCATGATGGCGGTCTACCCCCCGGAGGCCCAGCCCATCCCCCAGAAAGAGGCCAAGGCGCGGATAGAGGCTTACGCCAAGCGGCTTTACCCAGGAGCACGCCTTAAGGACTTTATGGCCTTCAGCCAAAACTACTACGCCCAGGTGGTGGACGAGAAGGGGCAGGGGCTTTTTGAACTCATCGTGGATCGCTACACCGGAGTGGTTTCCCCGGAGCCCGGGCCCAACATGATGTGGAACACCCGTTACGGCACGATGGGCGGCCCCGCCGGGACACCGGCCCGCTTCTCCTTAGAGGAGGCCAATAAGCTGGCGCAAACCTTCCTGAGCGATTATCTCCCCGGTGCCCGGGTGCTGGAAGCTGGGGCTTTCCCCGGGTACTACACCTTTGACTTCGGGCGCAAGGAGGTGGAGGGCATGCTTTCCGTAAGCGCCTACACAGGGGAGGTTTGGGTCCACACCTGGCACGGCTTCTTCCTGGGAGACTAA
- a CDS encoding class I SAM-dependent methyltransferase, with protein sequence MGSMGARRGLRARFFAALLPTLSRGHAQVSEPWRKELLRGLAGKVLEIGPGTGINLAYMPDGVYWLGLEPNPYFHPHLKRALKLKGLPGEILLGQAEAIPLPEGSVDTVVATLVLCSVGEPRRALAEILRVLRPGGRFVFLEHVAAPQGSRLRRAQDLLCPLWAFLGDGCHPNRETLALIREAGFARVEAEAFALPLPLVAPHVAGVAWKG encoded by the coding sequence ATGGGAAGCATGGGGGCTAGGAGAGGCTTAAGGGCTCGGTTCTTCGCCGCGCTGCTACCCACCCTTTCCCGGGGGCACGCCCAGGTAAGCGAACCCTGGCGGAAGGAGCTTTTGCGAGGCCTGGCGGGCAAGGTGTTGGAGATCGGCCCGGGAACGGGGATCAACCTGGCCTACATGCCGGATGGGGTCTATTGGCTTGGCCTCGAGCCCAATCCCTACTTCCACCCCCACCTGAAAAGGGCCCTAAAGCTCAAGGGGCTTCCCGGCGAAATCCTTTTAGGCCAGGCGGAGGCCATTCCCCTGCCGGAGGGAAGCGTGGATACCGTGGTGGCCACCTTGGTCCTCTGCTCGGTGGGGGAACCCAGGCGGGCGTTGGCGGAGATCCTCAGGGTGTTGCGGCCCGGGGGGCGTTTCGTCTTTCTGGAGCACGTGGCCGCCCCCCAGGGGTCCCGCCTGCGCCGGGCCCAGGACCTCCTCTGCCCCCTATGGGCGTTTTTAGGGGATGGGTGCCATCCCAACCGGGAAACCTTAGCCCTTATCCGGGAGGCCGGGTTTGCCCGGGTGGAGGCTGAGGCCTTCGCCTTGCCCCTTCCCTTGGTAGCCCCGCATGTGGCCGGGGTGGCTTGGAAAGGATAG
- a CDS encoding WD40/YVTN/BNR-like repeat-containing protein — protein sequence MRPLTLLLALGFALAQTPLGPVPTRDVHALLWHPSGALFLGHHDGIVLWDTSTPQHLVRRRDWDAMNLAWDGKRLLVAGHWVYAESRDLKRFRDLKPKGLPALDLHAYAIDPKRPEVHYVLEATHGYFRSQDGGQTWSKLPARGLPKGGMAFFLVDQRGRLWASLMERGLFLSEDGGETFRPISSPDPAPGPLALSPSGTLYLGGKLGLWRRTEAGWRRIWQGAVLALAAHPQEEDLLAWVDERGTLWQGR from the coding sequence ATGCGCCCTCTCACCCTCCTTCTCGCCCTCGGCTTCGCCCTGGCCCAAACCCCCTTGGGCCCGGTGCCTACCCGCGACGTCCACGCCCTTTTATGGCACCCCTCGGGAGCCCTGTTTCTGGGCCACCATGACGGCATCGTTCTATGGGATACCAGCACCCCCCAGCACCTGGTGCGACGCCGAGACTGGGACGCCATGAACCTGGCCTGGGACGGCAAGCGCCTCCTGGTGGCTGGGCACTGGGTTTATGCGGAAAGCCGGGACCTGAAGCGCTTCCGCGACCTAAAGCCCAAGGGCCTTCCCGCGTTAGACCTCCACGCCTACGCCATAGATCCCAAACGGCCTGAAGTCCACTACGTCCTCGAGGCCACCCACGGCTACTTCCGGAGCCAGGACGGCGGGCAGACCTGGAGCAAGCTTCCCGCCCGGGGCCTGCCCAAAGGGGGGATGGCCTTTTTCCTGGTGGACCAAAGGGGCCGCCTCTGGGCTTCCCTCATGGAAAGGGGTCTCTTCCTGAGCGAGGATGGAGGCGAAACCTTCCGCCCCATTTCCTCCCCAGACCCCGCCCCGGGACCCCTGGCCCTCTCCCCCTCCGGCACCCTGTATCTGGGAGGAAAGCTCGGCCTCTGGCGGCGGACGGAGGCAGGGTGGCGCAGGATCTGGCAGGGGGCGGTGTTGGCCCTGGCCGCCCATCCCCAGGAGGAGGATTTGCTGGCCTGGGTGGACGAAAGGGGCACCCTCTGGCAAGGGCGCTGA
- a CDS encoding CueP family metal-binding protein, which yields MKKLLALALGVALGVAQAPSPEALKGLGPEEALALAKRWREEGQKVVSYVTPEAFFFEFPDGRKAQVALRDRFLLAVAPYVSRTHPCQVHYFSSCTGELQEEVFEVRVLEGEKEVLKTQLKTGRDGFFELWLPRNRRYTLEIRRGNLVATGFVTTFSQSPTCLTGFRLTSR from the coding sequence ATGAAGAAGCTTCTGGCGCTTGCCCTCGGCGTGGCTTTAGGTGTGGCCCAGGCCCCTAGCCCCGAGGCCCTCAAGGGCCTGGGGCCCGAAGAGGCCCTGGCCCTGGCCAAGCGATGGCGGGAGGAAGGGCAAAAGGTGGTGAGCTACGTAACCCCCGAGGCCTTCTTCTTCGAGTTCCCGGACGGCCGCAAGGCCCAGGTGGCCCTCAGGGACCGCTTCCTCCTGGCGGTGGCCCCTTATGTGAGCCGGACCCACCCCTGCCAGGTCCACTACTTTTCCAGCTGCACCGGGGAGCTACAGGAAGAGGTCTTTGAGGTCCGGGTGCTGGAGGGAGAAAAGGAAGTCCTCAAGACCCAGCTCAAAACGGGAAGGGACGGCTTCTTTGAGCTATGGTTGCCCCGGAACCGCCGCTACACCCTGGAGATCCGCCGGGGGAACCTGGTGGCCACCGGCTTCGTGACCACCTTCAGCCAAAGCCCCACCTGCCTTACCGGCTTCCGCCTTACCTCACGGTAG
- a CDS encoding sensor histidine kinase yields MRLKIASLIFAKLFLSHLLVALLALVLFFLLAEALAPSFYRGHVERMYHALSMMGGLMMGEALRRDLEEGLRSTLTTALLAALPLSVLGAALSASFASLRFSRTARLLAEGSRRMAQGEYRVRLPTLEEDELGQVALHFNRLAEALEKVEQSRVELIGTVAHELRTPLSALQAYAEALADGVMEPEKAAERIQQEVRAMSRLVRDLSLVSQVEAKAVELHPRPLDPKGLLEQAAERFRPAFQAKGVALEVGAHSLPLVWADEERTLQVLANLLSNALRHTPEGGRVRLGAEAMGQAVVFSVEDTGPGIPEEHLPHIFERFYRIDPSRSRQDGGTGVGLTIAKGLVEAMGGRIWAQSRLGQGSVFRFTLPLYTGLTGKA; encoded by the coding sequence ATGCGCCTCAAGATAGCTTCGCTGATCTTCGCTAAGCTCTTCCTCAGCCATCTCCTGGTGGCCCTCCTGGCCTTGGTCCTGTTCTTCCTCCTGGCGGAGGCCCTGGCCCCCTCCTTCTACCGGGGGCACGTGGAGCGCATGTATCACGCCCTCTCCATGATGGGGGGGCTCATGATGGGCGAGGCCTTGCGACGGGACCTCGAGGAGGGTCTGCGCTCCACCCTCACCACCGCCCTCCTCGCCGCCCTCCCCCTATCCGTGCTTGGGGCCGCCCTCTCCGCCTCCTTCGCCAGCCTGCGCTTCTCCCGCACCGCCAGGCTTCTGGCGGAGGGCAGCCGGCGCATGGCCCAGGGGGAGTACCGGGTGCGCCTTCCCACCCTCGAGGAGGACGAGCTGGGCCAGGTGGCCCTCCACTTCAATCGCCTGGCCGAGGCCCTGGAAAAGGTGGAACAAAGCCGGGTAGAGCTGATCGGCACCGTAGCCCACGAGCTCAGAACCCCCCTATCCGCCCTGCAGGCCTACGCCGAGGCCCTGGCGGACGGGGTCATGGAGCCGGAAAAGGCGGCGGAAAGGATCCAGCAGGAGGTGAGGGCCATGAGCCGGCTGGTCCGGGACCTCTCCCTGGTTTCCCAGGTGGAGGCAAAAGCCGTGGAGCTTCACCCCAGACCCCTGGATCCCAAAGGCCTCCTGGAGCAGGCGGCGGAGCGCTTCCGCCCCGCCTTCCAGGCCAAGGGGGTGGCCCTGGAGGTGGGGGCCCACTCCCTCCCCCTGGTCTGGGCCGACGAGGAACGGACCCTCCAGGTGCTCGCCAACCTGCTTTCCAACGCCCTTCGCCACACCCCAGAGGGAGGAAGGGTGAGGCTTGGAGCGGAGGCCATGGGCCAGGCGGTGGTCTTCAGCGTGGAGGACACCGGGCCCGGCATACCCGAGGAGCATCTCCCCCACATCTTTGAGCGGTTTTACCGCATTGACCCCTCTCGCAGCCGCCAAGACGGAGGAACGGGGGTGGGGCTCACCATCGCCAAGGGTTTGGTGGAGGCCATGGGGGGAAGGATCTGGGCACAAAGCCGGCTGGGCCAAGGAAGTGTTTTCCGCTTCACCCTGCCCCTTTACACAGGCTTAACGGGAAAGGCTTAG
- a CDS encoding response regulator transcription factor — translation MRVLLVDDDPALLEVLGAYLRGAGFEVLEAGDGEKALELFPRADLVILDLMLPKLDGFRVLEEVRRKRPELPILMLTARGEEEERVRGLELGADDYVVKPFSPKEVVARVKALLRRAGLKEELSYGPLCLLPKERKAYLEGRPLSLSQLEFDLLLTLAQHPGMVFTRERLLEKVWGPDFPGIDRVVDVHIAALRKKLMDDPENPRFIETVRGVGYRFRETDAPQDSFADLR, via the coding sequence ATGAGGGTGCTTCTGGTGGACGACGACCCAGCCCTCCTCGAGGTCCTGGGGGCCTACCTGAGGGGGGCTGGGTTTGAGGTTTTGGAGGCGGGGGATGGGGAAAAGGCCCTGGAGCTTTTTCCCCGGGCCGACCTCGTGATCCTGGACCTCATGCTGCCCAAGCTGGACGGCTTTAGGGTCCTGGAGGAGGTGCGCCGGAAAAGGCCCGAGCTTCCCATCCTCATGCTGACCGCCAGGGGGGAGGAGGAGGAAAGGGTGAGGGGATTGGAGCTGGGCGCCGACGACTACGTGGTCAAGCCCTTCAGTCCCAAGGAGGTGGTGGCCCGGGTCAAGGCCCTCCTCAGGCGAGCCGGCCTGAAGGAGGAGCTCAGCTACGGCCCCCTCTGCCTTCTTCCCAAAGAGCGGAAGGCCTACCTGGAGGGCAGGCCCCTTTCCCTTTCCCAGCTGGAGTTTGACCTTCTTCTCACCCTGGCCCAGCACCCGGGCATGGTCTTCACCCGGGAAAGGCTTCTGGAAAAGGTGTGGGGGCCCGACTTCCCGGGCATAGACCGGGTGGTGGACGTGCACATCGCCGCCTTGAGGAAGAAGCTTATGGACGATCCGGAAAACCCCCGGTTCATCGAAACGGTGCGGGGTGTGGGATACCGCTTCCGGGAAACCGATGCGCCTCAAGATAGCTTCGCTGATCTTCGCTAA
- a CDS encoding SHOCT domain-containing protein gives MWWCGNGWYMGWWGPLLGLLWFVLLGLFIYWLVRSLVPERRDRALEILKERYARGEIDKETFERMKRELS, from the coding sequence ATGTGGTGGTGCGGAAACGGGTGGTACATGGGTTGGTGGGGGCCCCTTCTCGGACTTCTCTGGTTCGTCCTCCTGGGCCTTTTCATCTACTGGCTGGTCCGGAGCCTGGTTCCAGAGCGGCGGGATAGGGCCCTGGAGATCCTCAAGGAGCGGTACGCCCGCGGGGAGATCGACAAGGAAACCTTTGAGCGCATGAAGCGCGAGCTCTCATGA
- a CDS encoding heavy metal translocating P-type ATPase: protein MALEVKVGVKGMTCAACVARVERALKRAPGVEEARVNLTTEEAFLRLQEGVNLAEVLKRVEEAGYEPVVARTEIPIRGMTCAACVARVERALKKLPGVLSANVNLATEKARVEYLPDTVTLPRLRQAIREAGYEPLEVAQEERKAPAYPTDLLIALPFAFLTLLLAMGPILLPLPHVPPILQVLTALPVLYAGRRFFRQALAEVRHRALGMSTLVALGAGSAYLYSFLVLLFPTLFPEEARHLYLEAGAVILALILLGKHLEERAKGKASEAIQRLLALRPKTARVVQEGEEREIPAEALIPNDLVRVLPGERIPADGVVVEGFSHVDEAMLTGEPIPKAKGPGDEVVGGTVNGEGPLLIRVSRVGEATVLAQMARLVEEAQAYKPRVQEVADRIASVFVPIVLLIALATFALWLLLGPGLSYAFVALLSVLLIACPCAMGLATPAAIAVATGRAAEMGLIFRKGQAIEGLARADTVVLDKTGTLTQGKPTLTETLGFALKPEEALRLAAALERGSEHPIAKAVLEAAKSLPLPEAEGVRVLPGEGIEGVVEGRRLYLGGPALMERLKVALPEEVQELSQKGYTPLYLSDGENLLAAFGVFDPPKPEAERVVAALKALGLKPVLLTGDHPIPARRVAEALGIQEVLAGVRPEGKVEAIRQLQAQGRKVIFVGDGINDAAALAQADAGIALATGTDIAVEAGDVILLSPSLWGLVHAILLSRRTLRTIYLNFFWAYAYNLLLIPVAAGVLYPFTGLLLNPMLAAGAMSLSSLFVLTNSLRLKGFQPRSLTGA from the coding sequence ATGGCACTGGAAGTAAAGGTAGGGGTAAAGGGCATGACCTGCGCCGCCTGCGTGGCGCGGGTGGAAAGGGCCTTGAAAAGGGCCCCAGGCGTGGAGGAAGCCCGGGTCAACCTCACCACCGAGGAGGCCTTTTTGCGGCTACAAGAAGGCGTGAACCTAGCCGAGGTGCTCAAGCGGGTGGAGGAGGCCGGCTACGAGCCCGTGGTAGCCCGGACGGAAATCCCCATAAGGGGCATGACCTGCGCCGCTTGCGTGGCCCGGGTGGAGCGGGCCTTGAAGAAACTGCCTGGGGTCCTTTCGGCAAACGTCAACCTGGCCACGGAAAAGGCCCGGGTGGAGTACCTGCCGGACACCGTGACCCTCCCCCGCCTGCGCCAGGCCATCCGGGAGGCCGGCTACGAACCCCTGGAGGTAGCCCAGGAGGAAAGGAAGGCTCCCGCTTACCCCACGGATCTCCTTATCGCCTTGCCCTTTGCCTTCCTCACCCTCCTTCTGGCCATGGGGCCCATTCTCCTTCCCCTCCCCCACGTTCCCCCTATCCTCCAGGTCCTCACCGCTCTACCCGTGCTCTATGCGGGCCGGCGTTTCTTCCGCCAGGCTCTGGCCGAGGTGCGCCACCGGGCTTTGGGCATGAGCACCCTGGTGGCCCTGGGGGCGGGAAGCGCCTACCTTTACTCCTTTTTGGTCCTTCTCTTCCCCACCCTCTTCCCCGAAGAGGCCCGCCACCTCTATTTGGAAGCGGGAGCGGTGATCCTGGCCCTGATCCTCCTGGGCAAGCACCTGGAAGAAAGGGCCAAAGGCAAAGCCTCGGAGGCCATCCAGAGGCTCCTCGCCTTAAGGCCCAAGACCGCCCGGGTGGTGCAGGAGGGGGAGGAAAGGGAAATTCCTGCCGAAGCCCTCATCCCCAACGACCTGGTGCGGGTGCTTCCTGGGGAGCGCATCCCCGCAGACGGGGTGGTGGTGGAGGGCTTCAGCCATGTGGACGAGGCCATGCTCACCGGGGAGCCCATCCCCAAGGCCAAGGGACCAGGGGATGAGGTGGTGGGGGGAACGGTGAACGGGGAAGGCCCCCTCCTCATCCGGGTAAGCCGGGTGGGGGAGGCCACGGTCCTGGCCCAGATGGCCCGCCTGGTGGAGGAAGCCCAGGCCTACAAGCCCCGGGTGCAGGAGGTGGCGGACCGCATTGCCAGCGTCTTCGTGCCCATCGTGCTCCTCATCGCCTTGGCCACCTTCGCGCTTTGGCTCCTCCTGGGGCCTGGTCTCTCCTACGCCTTTGTGGCCCTTCTTTCCGTGCTCCTCATCGCCTGCCCCTGCGCCATGGGCCTCGCTACCCCGGCGGCCATCGCTGTGGCCACGGGCAGGGCAGCCGAAATGGGCCTCATCTTCCGCAAGGGCCAAGCCATAGAAGGCCTGGCCCGGGCGGATACCGTGGTCTTGGACAAAACGGGGACCCTCACCCAAGGAAAACCCACCCTCACGGAAACCCTTGGGTTCGCCCTGAAGCCCGAAGAGGCCTTGCGGCTTGCCGCCGCCTTGGAGCGAGGGAGCGAGCACCCCATCGCCAAGGCGGTTCTAGAAGCGGCCAAAAGCCTTCCCCTACCCGAGGCCGAGGGGGTGCGGGTCCTGCCCGGGGAGGGCATCGAGGGGGTGGTGGAAGGGAGGAGGCTTTACCTGGGAGGTCCGGCCCTCATGGAGCGGCTCAAGGTGGCCCTTCCCGAGGAGGTCCAGGAGCTATCCCAAAAGGGCTACACCCCCCTTTACCTGTCGGATGGGGAAAACCTCCTAGCCGCCTTTGGCGTCTTTGACCCCCCCAAGCCCGAAGCAGAGCGGGTGGTGGCCGCCTTGAAGGCCCTGGGCCTCAAGCCCGTCCTCCTCACCGGGGACCACCCCATCCCGGCAAGGCGGGTGGCCGAAGCCCTAGGAATCCAGGAGGTCCTGGCCGGGGTACGCCCTGAGGGCAAGGTGGAGGCCATACGGCAACTTCAGGCTCAGGGGCGGAAGGTGATCTTCGTGGGGGACGGGATCAACGACGCCGCCGCCTTGGCCCAGGCGGATGCGGGCATTGCCCTGGCCACGGGCACGGACATCGCGGTGGAGGCAGGGGATGTGATCCTGCTTTCGCCCAGTCTCTGGGGCCTGGTGCACGCCATCCTCCTCTCGCGGCGCACCTTGAGGACCATCTACCTCAACTTCTTCTGGGCCTACGCCTATAACCTCCTCCTCATCCCCGTGGCGGCAGGGGTCCTCTACCCCTTCACCGGGCTTCTCCTAAACCCCATGCTGGCAGCTGGTGCCATGAGCCTCTCCAGCCTCTTCGTGCTCACCAACTCCCTGAGACTGAAAGGATTCCAGCCGCGGAGCTTAACCGGGGCTTAA
- a CDS encoding metal-sensitive transcriptional regulator, producing the protein MPRDHLHLDPKVREEARKRLLSAKGHLEGILRMLEDPHVYCVDVLKQLKAVEGALDRVGEMVLRAHLRDHVATAHERGDVEEIVEELMEALKYR; encoded by the coding sequence GTGCCCCGCGACCACCTTCACCTGGATCCCAAGGTGCGGGAAGAGGCTAGAAAGCGCCTTCTCTCGGCCAAGGGCCACCTCGAGGGCATCCTGCGCATGCTGGAGGATCCCCACGTCTACTGCGTGGACGTGCTCAAGCAACTCAAGGCGGTGGAGGGTGCCCTGGACCGGGTGGGGGAGATGGTCCTAAGGGCCCACCTGCGGGACCACGTGGCCACCGCCCACGAACGGGGGGATGTGGAGGAGATTGTGGAAGAGCTGATGGAGGCACTTAAGTACCGTTAA
- a CDS encoding CopZ family metallochaperone, with protein sequence MLKLKVEGMTCNHCVMAVKRALMKVPGVERAEVSLERGEALVEGKADPEALIRAVEEEGYRAALAG encoded by the coding sequence ATGCTGAAGCTCAAGGTAGAAGGCATGACCTGCAACCACTGCGTGATGGCGGTAAAGAGGGCCCTCATGAAGGTGCCTGGCGTGGAGAGGGCCGAGGTGAGCCTGGAACGGGGCGAGGCCCTGGTGGAGGGGAAGGCGGACCCCGAGGCCCTGATCCGGGCGGTGGAGGAGGAGGGGTACCGGGCCGCCTTGGCGGGTTAA
- a CDS encoding Rieske (2Fe-2S) protein — MWTPVAKLGDLENGRLVVKRPEHKKPILLLYTGEEVFALEDICTHDDGPLHEGEVEDSQILCPRHGARFDLRTGRQTLPAPKPVKVFPARLEGETILLDL; from the coding sequence ATGTGGACCCCGGTAGCCAAGCTGGGCGATCTGGAAAACGGCAGGCTGGTGGTCAAAAGGCCCGAGCACAAGAAGCCCATCCTCCTCCTCTACACTGGGGAGGAGGTCTTCGCCCTGGAGGACATCTGCACCCACGATGACGGCCCCCTCCACGAGGGGGAGGTGGAAGACAGCCAGATCCTCTGCCCCCGGCACGGGGCCCGCTTTGACCTGAGGACGGGCCGGCAGACCCTCCCTGCCCCCAAACCCGTGAAGGTCTTCCCCGCCAGGCTCGAGGGGGAGACCATCCTCCTGGACCTTTAG
- the sufD gene encoding Fe-S cluster assembly protein SufD, protein MQVLDKTQVETISRALGEPGWVLEKRLKALEAFARLPYPSKKEEAWRYTDLSEAPLEGEVETPKGLRLSRDELPELVKHRLERTDVSGFLVFVGPDLVYAEVPEELLAKGLVFTSLAEALKAYPAKVEATLFQGVYTEDKFAAQNAAFFTHGAFLYVPAGLEVEKPLGVFKVLEGGKASAGRSLLFLEDNAQAAYIEEYLSPDLSPTLHLSATEMVLRPGARLRHAHVQTFGHGVWHFHRQRALLERDASLNDLVVNLGGRYARSEVASELLGPGAESEMLGLYFGHGQQHFDHYTLQHHVEHHTRSDLLYKGAVKDEARAVFSGLIKLERGAQKTDAYQANRNLILSPTARVDSIPQLEIGANDVRCTHGSTTAPVDETQLFYLQSRGLSRSLAQELLVKAHLADVLTRIPLKALRAHLEAVIEEKVRI, encoded by the coding sequence ATGCAGGTACTGGACAAAACGCAGGTGGAAACCATCTCCCGGGCCCTAGGGGAGCCGGGCTGGGTGCTGGAGAAAAGGCTAAAGGCCCTCGAGGCCTTCGCCCGTCTGCCTTACCCCAGCAAAAAGGAGGAGGCCTGGCGCTACACCGACCTTTCCGAGGCCCCCCTGGAAGGGGAGGTGGAAACCCCCAAGGGGCTTAGGCTTTCCCGGGACGAGCTTCCTGAGCTGGTAAAACACCGCCTGGAGAGGACCGATGTTTCCGGTTTTCTGGTCTTCGTGGGGCCGGATTTGGTCTACGCCGAGGTCCCCGAGGAGCTTTTGGCTAAGGGCCTGGTCTTCACCAGCCTGGCGGAGGCCCTTAAGGCCTATCCCGCCAAGGTGGAGGCCACCCTGTTCCAGGGGGTGTACACCGAGGACAAGTTCGCTGCCCAAAACGCCGCCTTCTTCACCCACGGGGCCTTCCTCTACGTGCCCGCGGGGCTGGAGGTGGAAAAACCCCTGGGGGTCTTCAAGGTGCTGGAAGGGGGCAAGGCCTCGGCGGGCCGGAGCCTCCTCTTCCTGGAGGACAACGCCCAGGCCGCCTACATAGAGGAGTACCTTTCCCCCGATCTTTCCCCCACCCTGCATCTTTCCGCCACGGAGATGGTGCTAAGGCCCGGGGCGCGGCTGCGCCACGCCCACGTCCAGACTTTTGGCCACGGAGTCTGGCACTTCCACCGGCAAAGGGCTCTACTGGAGCGGGACGCCTCCCTAAACGACCTGGTGGTGAACCTGGGTGGGCGCTACGCCCGGAGCGAGGTGGCCTCGGAGCTATTGGGCCCGGGGGCGGAAAGCGAGATGCTGGGGCTTTACTTTGGCCACGGCCAGCAGCACTTCGACCATTACACCCTGCAGCACCACGTGGAGCACCATACCCGAAGCGACCTTCTCTACAAGGGAGCGGTGAAGGACGAGGCCCGGGCGGTCTTCTCCGGCCTCATCAAGCTGGAACGGGGGGCCCAGAAGACCGACGCCTACCAGGCCAACCGCAACCTCATCCTCTCCCCCACCGCCCGGGTGGATTCCATCCCCCAGCTGGAGATCGGGGCCAACGACGTGCGGTGCACCCACGGGAGCACCACCGCCCCCGTGGACGAGACGCAGCTTTTCTACCTCCAGTCCCGGGGCCTATCCCGCAGCCTGGCCCAGGAGCTTTTGGTCAAGGCCCACCTGGCGGACGTCCTCACCCGCATTCCCCTTAAGGCCCTAAGGGCTCACCTCGAGGCGGTGATCGAGGAAAAGGTTAGAATCTAA
- the sufB gene encoding Fe-S cluster assembly protein SufB, protein MSEVDLKALGEEYKYHFVDEVKPVYIAERGLTRRVIEAISYHKGEPEWMRKFRLRALEIFQKKPMPTWGPDLSGLDLDNLVYYVKPAETRDAKSWEEIPEEIRRTYERLGIPEAERKVLAGVGAQYDSEMVYHRVKEELERQGVIFVAIEEGMKKYEDLFKEYFAKVVPPEDNKFAALNSAAWSGGSFVYIPPGVKVELPLQAYFRVNTPEFGQFERTLIIVDEGAEVHYIEGCTAPMYSSESLHTGVIEIVVKRGARSRYTTIQNWSTNMYNLVTQRALVYGEAFHEWLDGNLGSKVTMKYPSSYLLEPGARTEILSIAFAKTGQHQDTGAKILLGAPHTSGTIVSKSISKGEGRASYRGLVKVLDEAKHARANVECDALLIDPESRTDTYPYIEIEEDTAHVGHEATVSKMDDEQIFYLQTRGLKEDEAAALIVRGFIEPIAKELPLEYAVELNRLIELEMEGSVG, encoded by the coding sequence ATGAGCGAGGTAGACCTGAAGGCGCTGGGCGAGGAGTACAAGTACCACTTCGTGGACGAGGTCAAGCCGGTCTATATAGCCGAGCGGGGCCTCACCCGAAGGGTGATCGAGGCCATCAGCTACCACAAGGGGGAGCCCGAGTGGATGCGGAAGTTCCGCCTGCGGGCTTTGGAGATCTTCCAGAAAAAGCCCATGCCCACCTGGGGCCCCGATCTTTCCGGCCTGGACCTGGACAACCTGGTCTACTACGTGAAACCTGCGGAAACCCGGGACGCCAAAAGCTGGGAGGAAATCCCCGAGGAGATCCGCCGGACCTACGAGCGCCTGGGCATCCCCGAGGCGGAAAGGAAGGTGCTCGCCGGGGTGGGGGCCCAGTACGACTCGGAGATGGTCTACCACCGGGTGAAGGAGGAGCTGGAGCGGCAGGGGGTCATCTTCGTGGCCATTGAGGAGGGGATGAAGAAGTACGAGGACCTCTTCAAGGAGTACTTCGCCAAGGTGGTGCCCCCGGAGGACAACAAGTTCGCCGCCCTGAACTCCGCCGCCTGGTCCGGGGGCTCCTTCGTCTACATCCCCCCGGGGGTGAAGGTGGAGCTCCCTTTGCAGGCCTACTTCCGGGTCAACACCCCCGAGTTCGGCCAGTTTGAGCGCACCCTGATCATCGTGGACGAGGGGGCCGAGGTGCATTACATCGAGGGTTGCACCGCCCCCATGTACTCCAGCGAGTCCTTGCACACCGGGGTCATTGAGATCGTGGTAAAGCGGGGAGCTAGGAGCCGCTACACCACTATTCAGAACTGGTCCACCAACATGTACAACCTGGTGACGCAAAGGGCCTTGGTCTATGGGGAAGCCTTCCACGAGTGGCTGGACGGCAACCTGGGCTCCAAGGTAACCATGAAATACCCCTCCAGCTACCTCCTGGAGCCGGGAGCCCGCACGGAGATCCTCTCCATTGCCTTTGCCAAGACCGGCCAGCACCAGGACACCGGGGCCAAGATCCTCCTGGGAGCTCCCCACACCTCGGGCACCATCGTTTCCAAGAGCATCTCCAAAGGGGAAGGCCGGGCCAGCTACCGGGGCCTGGTGAAGGTGCTGGACGAGGCCAAGCACGCCAGGGCCAACGTGGAGTGCGATGCCCTTCTCATCGACCCAGAAAGCCGCACCGACACCTATCCCTACATCGAGATCGAAGAGGACACCGCCCACGTGGGCCACGAGGCCACGGTGTCCAAGATGGACGACGAGCAGATCTTCTACCTCCAGACCCGGGGCCTTAAGGAGGACGAGGCCGCAGCCCTCATCGTGCGGGGCTTCATTGAACCCATCGCCAAGGAGCTGCCTTTGGAGTATGCGGTGGAGCTCAACCGGCTCATCGAGCTGGAGATGGAGGGCTCCGTAGGCTGA